Proteins from a genomic interval of Capsicum annuum cultivar UCD-10X-F1 chromosome 4, UCD10Xv1.1, whole genome shotgun sequence:
- the LOC107867060 gene encoding probable 1-acyl-sn-glycerol-3-phosphate acyltransferase 4, whose amino-acid sequence MEYEEAPLSDKKSKHFPLTPFRIIRGVICLLVLLSTAFVFLIYFVPVAAVLLRFFSTLYSRKVVALLFGLWLGLWPILFEKVNETNVIFSGDYVPPRERVLLIANHRTEVDWMYLWNLALRKGCLGHIKYLLKKSLMKLPVFGWGFYVLEFIPLERNWAVDEPVIKQMLSTFTNPQDPLWLTVFPEGTDYSDQKCRTSQEFASQKGLPVLRNVLLPKTRGFYACLEILRNSLDAVYDVTIAYKNQCPTFLDNAFGVDPSEVHIHVRRIPLEEIPESEKEASRWLMKTFHFKDQLLSDFIDNGHFPNEGTEQELSTKKCLVNLVIVMAITGIFIFFTFHSSIWGKIYVGFSCIYIASAAYFNFRPSPIFDLVLQMKY is encoded by the exons ATGGAATATGAAGAGGCCCCTCTTTCTGATAAGAAATCAAAACATTTTCCGCTGACTCCTTTCAGAATTATAAGGGGTGTGATATGTTTATTGGTTCTTCTTTCAACTGCATTCGTTTTCTTGATATATTTCGTGCCTGTGGCAGCTGTACTCTTGCGCTTCTTCAGCACACTTTATAGTAGGAAAGTTGTTGCGCTTCTATTTGGTCTTTGGCTTGGATTGTGGCCAATCCTATTTGAAAAAGTAAATGAAACAAATGTGATCTTTTCTGGAGATTACGTTCCGCCAAGAGAACGTGTATTGCTGATCGCTAACCACAGAACAGAGGTCGATTGGATGTACCTATGGAATCTTGCATTGAGAAAAGGGTGCTTGGGGCACATCAAATATCTACTTAAGAAAAGTTTGATGAAATTGCCGGTCTTTGGCTGGGGTTTCTATGTGCTAGAATTCATCCCACTCGAGAGAAACTGGGCAGTGGATGAACCGGTGATAAAGCAAATGCTTTCGACTTTTACCAATCCTCAGGATCCATTGTGGCTAACTGTTTTCCCTGAAGGAACAGATTACAG TGACCAGAAGTGCAGAACAAGCCAAGAGTTTGCCAGCCAGAAAGGATTGCCTGTTCTACGGAATGTGCTGTTACCTAAAACAAGAGGTTTTTATGCCTGCTTGGAAATATTAAGGAACTCTTTGGATGCAG TTTATGATGTAACCATTGCATACAAAAACCAGTGCCCAACATTTTTGGACAATGCATTTGGTGTTGATCCATCTGAAGTACACATTCATGTTCGACGCATTCCGCTAGAGGAAATCCCAGAATCTGAAAAAGAGGCTTCTAGATGGCTAATGAAGACATTTCACTTCAAAGATCAATTACTTTCTGATTTCATTGATAATGGCCATTTCCCAAATGAAGGAACAGAACAAGAACTATCAACAAAAAAATGCTTGGTTAATTTAGTAATAGTAATGGCTATTACTggtatatttatattctttacaTTTCATTCATCTATATGGGGAAAAATTTATGTAGGTTTCTCTTGTATATACATTGCTTCTGCTGCTTACTTTAATTTTCGACCTTCTCCCATTTTTGATTTGGTTCTGCAAATGAAATACTGA
- the LOC107869426 gene encoding pathogenesis-related thaumatin-like protein 3.5, translating to MAVMHNHPYFLLALFMFKAIAISATQFTLQNNCGYTVWPGTLSGNGVSISGDAGFALTPGATIQLTAPGSWSGRFWGRTACTFDDSGKGSCKTGDCGGALKCPAGAGGVPPVSLVEFTIGNTRDQKDFYDVSLVDGYNVGIGVRPTGGSGDCQYAGCVTDLNINCPKELQVVNENGVVVACKSACAQFNTPEYCCTGEHATPATCSPTDYSKMFKNACPTAYSYAYDDASSTCTCAGADYIITFCPTST from the exons ATGGCTGTCATGCATAACCATCCTTATTTTCTCCTTGCACTCTTCATGTTCA AAGCAATTGCTATTTCCGCCACGCAATTTACACTCCAAAACAACTGCGGTTACACAGTTTGGCCCGGTACACTTTCCGGCAACGGAGTATCCATCTCCGGCGATGCTGGCTTTGCATTAACCCCCGGCGCCACCATCCAGCTCACCGCTCCCGGTAGCTGGTCCGGCCGATTCTGGGGAAGAACCGCCTGCACTTTCGACGATTCCGGCAAAGGCAGCTGCAAAACCGGCGATTGTGGCGGCGCATTAAAATGCCCCGCCGGCGCCGGCGGCGTACCGCCAGTAAGTCTCGTCGAATTCACCATCGGTAATACCAGAGATCAAAAGGACTTTTACGATGTTAGCCTTGTTGACGGATACAATGTCGGCATCGGCGTCCGTCCAACCGGAGGTTCCGGTGACTGCCAGTACGCCGGCTGCGTTACTGATCTCAATATAAATTGCCCGAAGGAACTACAAGTGGTAAACGAAAACGGAGTGGTTGTCGCGTGTAAGAGCGCGTGTGCACAATTCAACACGCCGGAGTATTGCTGCACCGGCGAACATGCAACGCCGGCGACTTGCTCGCCGACGGATTATTCGAAGATGTTTAAAAATGCTTGCCCTACCGCTTATAGCTATGCATATGATGATGCTTCAAGTACATGTACTTGTGCTGGTGCTGATTATATTATCACATTTTGTCCAACTAGTACataa
- the LOC107867059 gene encoding uncharacterized protein LOC107867059, translating into MELKIWCCSGRNSSSGSGSSTSRSNTCTFLSSSTKLRFAIFFHQVLLLLLCLETSLATFSDHQLLRQDLEKEDKSTISHSCIHDQIIEQRKRPGLQVYSVTPQVYEESVAPSYPHRRGRALLEISKEQNDVMQPIRIFLNYDAVGHSSERDCQKVGDIVKLGEPPGASFSGTSSCNPHGDPPVYGDCWYNCTLDDIAGEDKRHRLRKALEQTADWFRRALSVEPVKGNLRLSGYSACGQDGGVQLPRKYVEEGVAHADLVLLVTTRPTTGNTLAWAVACERDQWGRAVAGHVNVAPRHLTAEAETLLQATLIHEVMHVLGFDPHAFAHFRDERKRRRSQVTDQAMDEKLGRMVTRVVLPRVLMHARHHYGAFSENFTGLELEDGGGRGTSGSHWEKRLLMNEIMTGSVDTRSVVSKMTLALLEDSGWYRANYSMADRLDWGRNQGSDFVTFPCNHWKGAYHCNSTQLSGCTFNREAEGYCPIMNYSGDLPQWARYFPQANRGGQSSLADYCTYFVAYSDGSCTDTNGARAPDRMLGEVRGSSSRCMASSLVRTGFVRGSMAQGNGCYQHKCSNNSLEVAVDGIWRVCPKAGGPIQFPGFNGELICPAYHELCDVNPVLLSSQCPNSCNFNGDCLGGRCRCFIGFGGHDCSKRSCPGNCGGHGKCLGNGVCECDNGYTGIDCSTAVCDEQCSLHGGVCDNGVCEFRCSDYAGYTCQNSSTLLPSLSVCKDVLQNDVSGQHCAPSELSILQQLEEVVVMPNYNRLFPAGPRKILNIFRGRDCDGAAKRLACWISIQKCDKDGDNRLRVCHSACQSYNVACGASLDCSDQTLFSNEHEGQGLCTGWGELDTWF; encoded by the exons ATGGAGTTGAAGATTTGGTGTTGTAGTGGTAGGAATAGTAGTAGTGGAAGTGGAAGTAGTACTAGTAGAAGTAATACTTGTACTTTTCTCAGCTCTTCAACTAAGCTCAGATTTGCTATATTTTTTCATCAG GTTCTATTGCTACTATTGTGTCTAGAGACGAGTTTAGCAACTTTCTCGGACCATCAATTATTGAGACAAGACCTTGAAAAAGAAGATAAGAGTACGATATCCCATTCTTGTATCCATGATCAGATAATTGAACAAAGGAAAAGACCTGGTTTGCAAGTGTATTCTGTCACTCCCCAGGTGTATGAGGAGTCTGTGGCTCCAAGTTACCCTCACCGTAGAGGAAGGGCCTTACTTGAAATTTCCAAAGAACAAAATGATGTCATGCAACCCATTAGAATCTTTTTGAATTATGACGCTGTTGGTCATTCGTCTGAAAGGGATTGTCAAAAAGTTGGTGACATTGTGAAG CTTGGGGAGCCACCAGGTGCTTCTTTTTCTGGTACATCTTCTTGTAATCCACATGGAGATCCTCCTGTTTATGGTGATTGTTGGTATAACTGTACCTTAGATGATATAGCTGGGGAGGACAAAAGACATCGCCTTCGCAAG GCCCTTGAGCAGACAGCAGATTGGTTTAGAAGAGCGTTATCTGTTGAGCCAGTTAAGGGAAACCTGCGGTTAAGTGGATATTCTGCTTGTGGACAAGATGGAGGTGTACAACTCCCAAGGAAATATGTCGAAG AGGGTGTTGCACATGCGGATTTGGTTCTTCTGGTGACTACAAGGCCAACGACAGGCAACACTCTTGCATGGGCTGTAGCATGTGAGCGTGATCAATGGGGTCGCGCTGTTGCTG GGCATGTTAATGTTGCTCCTCGTCATTTAACTGCTGAAGCTGAAACTTTACTTCAAGCTACTTTGATACATGAAGTGATGCATGTTCTTGGATTTGATCCTCATGCCTTCGCTCATTTTCGTGATGAGAGAAAACGTCGGCGTAGTCAG GTTACTGATCAGGCAATGGATGAAAAACTTGGAAGAATGGTAACTCGAGTGGTGCTTCCTCGAGTTCTCATGCATGCTCGCCATCATTATGgg GCATTCTCTGAGAATTTCACTGGACTGGAGCTAGAAGATGGAGGCGGACGTGGTACATCAG GTTCTCACTGGGAGAAAAGGCTGTTGATGAATGAGATCATGACTGGGTCGGTAGATACAAGATCAGTAGTTTCAAAAATGACTCTTGCTTTACTTGAGGACAGTGGATGGTACCGGGCTAATTATAGCATGGCTGACCGTCTTGATTGGGGTCGCAACCAAGGATCGGATTTCGTTACCTTTCCCTGCAATCACTGGAAAGGAGCCTATCATTGTAACAGCACCCAATTATCTGGATGTACATTTAACAGGGAAGCGGAAGGTTATTGTCCAATTATGAATTATAGTGGGGATCTTCCTCAATGGGCTCGTTATTTTCCACAGGCTAACAGAG GTGGTCAGTCATCATTGGCCGATTATTGCACTTATTTTGTTGCTTACTCTGATGGATCATGTACAGACACTAATGGTGCTCGTGCACCTGATAGGATGTTAGGCGAAGTGAGGGGAAGTAGTTCAAG GTGCATGGCTTCTTCTTTAGTGCGTACTGGATTTGTACGTGGCTCAATGGCACAAGGCAATGGTTGTTATCAGCATAAGTGCTCAAACAATTCGTTAGAG GTAGCAGTGGATGGCATTTGGAGAGTTTGTCCTAAAGCTGGTGGACCGATCCAATTTCCTGGCTTTAATG GTGAGCTCATCTGCCCAGCTTACCATGAACTGTGTGATGTGAATCCAGTTTTGTTGTCTAGTCAATGTCCCAATTCGTGCAATTTCAACGGAGATTGCTTAGGTGGAAGATGTCGATGCTTTATTGGGTTTGGTGGTCATGATTGTAGCAAac GCTCCTGTCCTGGCAATTGTGGTGGACATGGCAAGTGTCTTGGGAATGGTGTTTGTGAATGTGATAACGGGTATACCGGCATTGATTGTTCCACAG CTGTTTGCGATGAGCAGTGTAGCCTTCATGGTGGGGTCTGTGACAACGGAGTATGCGAGTTCCGTTGTTCTGACTATGCTGGTTACACGTGCCAGAATAGCTCCACGCTTCTTCCCAGTCTCTCTGTTTGCAAAGATGTGCTTCAAAATGATGTATCGGGACAACATTGTGCACCTAGCGAGTTAAGTATCTTGCAGCAGCTGGAAGAGGTAGTGGTGATGCCCAACTACAACAGACTATTTCCAGCTGGTCCTCGGAAGATTTTGAACATTTTTAGGGGTAGAGATTGTGACGGAGCTGCTAAACGACTAGCCTGCTGG ATCTCAATCCAAAAATGTGACAAGGATGGTGACAACCGGTTACGAGTGTGTCATTCAGCTTGCCAATCATATAACGTGGCATGTGGAGCATCACTTGATTGCTCCGACCAGACACTATTTAGCAATGAACACGAGGGTCAAGGTCTTTGCACAGGTTGGGGCGAATTGGACACTTGGTTCTAG